Proteins encoded in a region of the Thermogemmatispora onikobensis genome:
- a CDS encoding response regulator has translation MHISLLEDDSAIQEMLQLVLQDEGYSVTIYPTAEECLNALKGATQDQAPSPDLLIVDWLLPGLVSGIEVIQQVRRLPQYRSLPIILTTAATLTEPEDAELQGLQVTLLEKPFAIDDMVRLVRDLTQRHSPSER, from the coding sequence ATGCATATCAGCCTGCTAGAAGATGACTCCGCTATTCAGGAGATGTTACAGCTCGTCCTGCAGGACGAGGGCTACAGTGTCACGATCTACCCTACTGCTGAGGAATGCCTGAATGCGCTCAAGGGTGCCACGCAGGATCAGGCCCCCTCGCCCGATCTCCTGATCGTTGATTGGCTCTTGCCAGGGCTGGTCTCCGGGATTGAGGTGATCCAACAGGTCCGTCGTCTCCCACAGTATCGCTCGCTCCCCATTATTTTGACGACCGCGGCTACGCTGACCGAGCCGGAAGATGCGGAGTTGCAGGGGTTGCAGGTGACGCTTTTGGAGAAGCCGTTTGCTATCGATGATATGGTCAGGCTGGTCCGCGATCTGACGCAGCGCCATAGTCCTTCGGAACGCTAA
- the murJ gene encoding murein biosynthesis integral membrane protein MurJ — translation MSEAPGAGESAQWEVEEEEAAAGAGWSLLGLRLPFSLARLRPGRGLTLRRFSVVEAALLLMLGILASKGLGVLRQALFNALFGTGPEANAYYAAYRLPDTLFNLVAGGALTQAFIPVFVAYQRRGDQREAWYLASLVFNVLLVALTLLLLLGCWLAPAFVVHILVPGYPPAVQELTIRLTRIMLIQPLLLGLGTIVTAILSSREQFLLPALATAIYNVGLIAGLLVALVVPGVGIYGPTLGVLLAAALQIVVQLPALWQQGVRYVFAWNLRYPGLREVMALFIPSMLAVAVAYVSSILETTVTSFLPDLASLAALHNAYMLFYLPVSLIAQAIGQAALPRMARLELEGRYGRLRRLFGQVIGSSLVLSVLSALALGGLGLFVIDLLFRHGAFDDHSAWLTNLALFGYVVGLPGVCVGDVVARSFYALKDARTPLLTNVFALLTRVALMVGLFVWLSGEQQILAVSLSLSGSASAEALLLCLVLWWRLRQREQRGQAQEPAR, via the coding sequence GTGAGCGAGGCGCCCGGGGCGGGCGAGAGCGCTCAGTGGGAGGTCGAAGAGGAGGAGGCGGCGGCGGGCGCTGGCTGGTCGCTGCTGGGGCTGCGCTTGCCCTTCAGTCTGGCGCGCCTGCGCCCGGGCCGCGGCTTGACCCTGCGCCGCTTCTCGGTAGTGGAGGCGGCCCTCTTGTTGATGCTGGGTATTCTGGCTTCGAAGGGCCTGGGGGTGCTGCGCCAGGCGCTCTTTAATGCCCTGTTCGGGACGGGACCGGAGGCCAATGCCTACTATGCGGCTTACCGCTTGCCTGATACGCTCTTCAATCTGGTGGCTGGGGGAGCGCTGACGCAGGCTTTTATTCCGGTCTTTGTGGCCTACCAGCGCCGCGGCGATCAGCGCGAGGCCTGGTATCTGGCCAGCCTGGTCTTCAATGTGCTGCTGGTGGCGCTGACGCTCCTGCTGCTACTGGGGTGCTGGCTGGCGCCGGCCTTTGTGGTCCATATTTTGGTGCCGGGCTATCCGCCGGCGGTCCAGGAGCTGACGATCCGCCTGACGCGCATTATGTTGATTCAGCCGCTGTTGTTGGGCCTGGGGACGATCGTGACGGCGATTTTGAGTAGTCGTGAGCAGTTTTTGCTGCCGGCGCTGGCAACGGCGATCTATAATGTGGGCTTGATTGCGGGCTTGCTGGTGGCGCTGGTGGTGCCAGGGGTGGGGATTTATGGGCCGACGCTGGGGGTCTTGCTGGCGGCGGCGCTGCAGATTGTGGTCCAGCTTCCGGCTCTCTGGCAGCAGGGGGTACGCTATGTCTTCGCCTGGAATCTGCGCTATCCGGGCCTGCGCGAGGTGATGGCGCTCTTTATTCCGAGTATGCTGGCGGTGGCGGTGGCGTATGTGAGTTCGATTCTGGAGACGACGGTGACGTCGTTTCTGCCGGATCTGGCCAGCCTGGCGGCGCTGCATAATGCTTATATGTTGTTTTATTTGCCGGTGTCATTGATCGCGCAGGCGATCGGTCAGGCGGCGCTGCCGCGCATGGCGCGTCTGGAATTGGAGGGCCGCTATGGGCGCTTGCGCCGCTTGTTCGGGCAGGTGATTGGGTCGTCGCTGGTGCTGAGTGTCTTGTCGGCGCTGGCTTTGGGCGGGCTGGGGCTGTTTGTGATCGATCTGTTGTTTCGCCACGGGGCCTTTGATGATCATTCGGCCTGGTTGACGAATCTGGCTCTGTTCGGCTATGTGGTGGGGTTGCCAGGGGTGTGCGTCGGTGACGTGGTGGCGCGCAGTTTTTATGCCCTGAAGGATGCGCGTACTCCTTTGTTGACGAATGTCTTTGCGCTGCTGACGCGGGTGGCGCTGATGGTGGGGCTGTTCGTCTGGCTGTCGGGCGAGCAGCAGATTCTGGCGGTGTCGCTGAGTTTGTCCGGCTCGGCTTCGGCGGAGGCCCTGCTGTTGTGTCTGGTGCTGTGGTGGCGCCTGCGCCAGCGTGAGCAGCGCGGGCAGGCCCAGGAGCCGGCCCGCTGA
- a CDS encoding S9 family peptidase, which produces MSTEASLSASSVRAADGVPRTRRLVGPGEAARLRWVDEYDLTPDGRRAAFVIRESLPGKARPQRHLWLQETSGDGEPYPLSAGLDTSEQYSPRWSPDGRLLAFLAKEKEERSGDRERLALFVLAAERGTARRLCTLPGGLSDLAWSPDGSRLAFLGYERPEPEGDPRVFGREAERCQRLWTVYLDEGLPRPVTPDGLAIWEYCWSPDGRRFAVYFSDGPELTTWYRGQIGVVEAGGGTVRQLTSLEHQASGLAWSPDGRRLAFVSGEWSDVIRGAGDLYVVSLEGGPARNLTPDADISLAWCRWFPDGRHLLYTAWSGLHQQIGILDEASGKRQVLEAGVVLRDGWPSLATTPDLRRFLTTRSSPEQPPDLYHVELLDLAPEDQPGQETERRLTWRRLTRLNPLAEETWWLPQSQPLSYRSVDEWEIEALFTPPLVRRGQGAPPLVVWVHGGPSGAFLAGFESGWSLLLASAGYAVLRPNVRGSLGRGRAFAEAVVGDMGGKDLQDVLRGIDLLVERGLVDGQRLAIVGWSYGGFMAAWAVTQTQRFRAAVMGAGICDWHGFHAQTNIPDFDVRFLLADPLTQPEVYRARSPLTYAAQVTTPTLILHGAEDDCVPVSQAHAFYRALRERDVPAELVIYPREGHGLRELPHLRDREERLLHWLDRYLW; this is translated from the coding sequence TGCACGTCTGCGCTGGGTGGACGAGTATGATCTGACGCCCGATGGGCGCCGCGCTGCCTTTGTGATACGTGAGTCGCTGCCTGGAAAGGCCCGCCCGCAACGACACCTCTGGCTGCAGGAGACCAGCGGCGATGGCGAGCCGTACCCGCTCTCCGCTGGACTGGATACGAGCGAGCAGTATTCTCCGCGCTGGTCACCTGACGGGCGCCTGCTGGCCTTTTTGGCGAAGGAGAAGGAGGAGAGAAGCGGCGATAGAGAGCGGTTGGCGCTCTTCGTGCTGGCGGCTGAGAGGGGGACGGCCCGCCGCCTCTGTACGCTGCCAGGCGGCCTGAGCGACCTCGCCTGGTCGCCGGATGGCTCGCGCCTGGCCTTTCTCGGCTATGAACGGCCCGAGCCGGAGGGTGATCCGCGCGTCTTTGGCCGCGAGGCCGAGCGCTGCCAGCGGTTGTGGACCGTCTACCTCGATGAGGGTCTGCCGCGCCCGGTGACCCCCGATGGGCTGGCGATCTGGGAATACTGCTGGTCGCCGGATGGCCGCCGCTTCGCCGTCTATTTCTCTGATGGCCCGGAATTGACTACCTGGTACCGCGGCCAGATCGGCGTCGTCGAGGCCGGGGGCGGCACTGTGCGTCAACTGACCTCCCTGGAGCATCAGGCCAGCGGCCTGGCCTGGTCGCCAGATGGCAGACGCCTCGCCTTCGTCTCGGGCGAGTGGAGCGATGTGATCCGCGGGGCTGGCGATCTCTATGTGGTGTCCTTGGAGGGCGGTCCAGCTCGCAATCTGACCCCCGATGCCGACATCAGCCTGGCCTGGTGTCGCTGGTTCCCCGACGGGCGGCACCTGCTCTATACGGCCTGGAGCGGACTGCACCAGCAGATCGGCATTCTGGATGAGGCCAGCGGCAAACGTCAGGTGCTGGAAGCCGGGGTAGTGCTGCGCGACGGCTGGCCTTCACTCGCGACAACACCAGACCTGCGCCGCTTCCTGACAACGCGCAGCTCGCCTGAACAGCCGCCTGACCTCTACCATGTCGAACTGCTCGACCTGGCGCCGGAGGACCAGCCAGGCCAGGAGACAGAGAGACGCCTGACCTGGCGCCGTCTGACGCGCCTGAATCCGCTGGCCGAAGAGACCTGGTGGCTGCCGCAGAGCCAGCCGTTGAGCTACCGCAGCGTTGATGAGTGGGAGATTGAGGCTCTCTTTACGCCGCCCCTGGTGCGTCGCGGCCAGGGAGCGCCGCCGCTGGTGGTTTGGGTGCATGGCGGCCCATCAGGGGCCTTTCTGGCAGGCTTTGAGAGCGGCTGGAGCCTGCTGCTGGCCTCCGCCGGCTATGCCGTGCTGCGCCCCAACGTGCGCGGCAGCCTGGGCCGAGGCCGAGCCTTCGCCGAGGCCGTGGTCGGCGATATGGGGGGCAAGGATCTGCAAGATGTGCTGCGGGGCATCGATCTCCTGGTGGAGCGCGGGCTGGTCGACGGCCAGCGCCTGGCGATTGTCGGCTGGAGCTACGGCGGCTTCATGGCGGCCTGGGCCGTGACGCAGACCCAGCGCTTCCGGGCGGCGGTCATGGGGGCCGGCATCTGCGACTGGCATGGCTTCCATGCCCAGACCAACATTCCCGATTTCGATGTGCGCTTCCTGCTGGCCGATCCCCTGACCCAGCCAGAGGTCTACCGCGCCCGCTCGCCCCTGACCTACGCGGCCCAGGTCACAACGCCGACGCTGATCCTGCACGGGGCCGAGGATGACTGCGTGCCTGTCAGCCAGGCCCACGCCTTCTATCGGGCCTTGCGTGAGCGCGACGTGCCTGCCGAGCTGGTGATCTATCCGCGCGAAGGGCATGGCCTGCGCGAGTTACCTCATCTGCGCGATCGTGAGGAGCGTCTTCTGCACTGGCTCGATCGCTACCTCTGGTAG
- a CDS encoding KGG domain-containing protein has protein sequence MQNQKGRGRGFASMSPEKKREIASKGGKAAHALGTAHKWTSEEAQAAGRKGGSISRRRPKNAQTQAQA, from the coding sequence ATGCAAAATCAGAAAGGTCGTGGTCGTGGTTTCGCATCCATGAGCCCGGAGAAGAAGCGAGAGATTGCCAGCAAGGGCGGTAAGGCGGCCCACGCTCTGGGTACGGCCCACAAGTGGACCAGCGAGGAGGCCCAGGCTGCTGGTCGCAAGGGTGGCTCGATCAGCCGGCGGCGCCCGAAGAATGCCCAGACTCAGGCTCAAGCCTAG
- a CDS encoding CAP domain-containing protein — protein sequence MSLRLSRHGRASFILALSLLAFCVACGNASGSGGQSQGTAPQTRTMSDAVGSLEQHPRPTSIVIPSQRSTPTPTPKPTSTSSSVSNASHVCGATAPATSGAAPAAGSIASTGKGSAPYGQPPALTSEEIMLTQKLFQQINQDRAACGLPPFVWNMTLSGGARLHSWNMYHCGFSHTCPDGLPQCTRIANEGFTFSDCGENIGLAGPYPTPSGGAYNIQASMANEPATGWHHIHLFSTTLHQIGIGVYVAPNGWIWFTEDMIS from the coding sequence ATGAGCTTGAGACTGAGTCGTCATGGTCGCGCGAGCTTCATTCTGGCCCTCTCTCTCCTGGCTTTCTGTGTGGCCTGTGGGAATGCCAGCGGGTCGGGCGGGCAGTCACAGGGGACGGCGCCGCAGACCCGAACGATGAGCGACGCCGTGGGCAGTCTAGAGCAGCATCCCCGGCCCACCAGCATTGTGATCCCCAGTCAGCGTAGCACGCCGACGCCAACGCCAAAACCGACCTCTACGTCGTCGAGCGTCAGCAATGCCTCCCATGTTTGTGGGGCAACTGCTCCCGCCACGAGCGGTGCGGCTCCCGCCGCTGGCTCTATCGCCTCTACCGGTAAGGGCAGCGCTCCTTATGGTCAGCCGCCAGCCCTCACTTCCGAGGAGATCATGCTGACCCAGAAGCTCTTTCAGCAGATCAATCAGGATCGCGCCGCCTGCGGCCTGCCGCCATTTGTCTGGAATATGACGCTCTCGGGCGGGGCGCGCCTGCATAGCTGGAATATGTATCACTGCGGTTTCAGTCATACCTGTCCCGATGGGCTGCCGCAGTGCACGCGCATCGCTAACGAGGGCTTCACCTTCAGCGACTGTGGTGAGAATATCGGTCTGGCCGGCCCCTATCCGACGCCCTCGGGCGGGGCCTATAACATTCAGGCCAGCATGGCCAATGAGCCGGCCACGGGCTGGCACCATATCCATCTCTTCAGTACGACCCTACACCAGATTGGGATCGGCGTCTATGTGGCCCCCAATGGCTGGATCTGGTTCACCGAGGATATGATCAGCTAG
- a CDS encoding sensor histidine kinase yields the protein MTAEGDIRALAWRLARRARELVDCQAAGLLLGCPDETVRHPLLDLFVPDAASYVGCSGGGLDEERLRALLQYEQVRALLDIAAQSGRVHCCEADPVLRCATAIGSLAVAPLERPAGVLGSVLLFDERRTAFAAGECRLLAAVLSRLARELEQQLRLLSQVARAPARDQRQGPPQRLMLVPGGDGAAAGVGDHHALCWPSELDQLKYEFISMVSHELRTPLTAIKGYASLLQAYGLSPSGQGQGRKGSDGLTEELQRHYLDVIMEQVNHLEALAGDLLDVSRIHANHLDLRSTSLDIAALCRRAVELIRQRVERETPGKYLFRCRFMEPLPPVWADADRVQQVLTNLLENAVKYSPAGGLITIEAGLSREGRQAGGGLMQVSVCDQGIGISPEQQSRLFRPFSRLEQESSECVPGVGLGLYITRRLVEAMGGRIELRSRAGEGTRVTFTLPLATAVPEATAGRAR from the coding sequence ATGACAGCCGAGGGAGACATACGGGCGCTGGCCTGGCGACTGGCTCGGCGAGCGCGTGAGCTGGTCGATTGCCAGGCGGCTGGCCTGCTGCTTGGGTGCCCCGATGAGACGGTCCGTCATCCCCTGCTTGATCTCTTTGTTCCTGACGCCGCCAGCTATGTCGGCTGCTCTGGCGGCGGCCTGGATGAGGAGAGGCTACGCGCCTTGCTGCAGTATGAGCAGGTGCGGGCTTTGCTGGACATTGCCGCTCAGAGCGGGCGCGTGCACTGTTGCGAGGCTGATCCCGTCCTGCGCTGTGCTACTGCCATTGGCAGTCTGGCGGTGGCTCCTCTGGAGCGCCCGGCGGGCGTTCTGGGGTCGGTGCTCCTCTTCGATGAACGGCGCACCGCTTTCGCTGCCGGCGAGTGTCGACTGCTGGCGGCTGTGCTCTCCCGGCTGGCGCGCGAGCTGGAGCAGCAGCTCCGCCTGCTTTCACAGGTCGCCCGTGCGCCTGCTCGGGATCAGCGCCAGGGGCCACCACAGAGGCTGATGCTGGTGCCTGGAGGGGACGGCGCCGCCGCCGGCGTTGGCGACCACCACGCGCTGTGCTGGCCGTCGGAGCTGGATCAGTTGAAGTATGAGTTTATCTCGATGGTCAGCCATGAGCTGCGGACCCCACTGACGGCGATCAAGGGCTATGCCAGCCTGCTGCAGGCGTACGGCCTCTCCCCCTCTGGCCAGGGGCAGGGACGCAAGGGCAGCGACGGGCTGACGGAGGAACTCCAGCGCCATTATCTCGATGTGATCATGGAGCAGGTCAATCATCTGGAGGCTCTGGCCGGCGATCTGCTCGATGTCTCGCGTATTCATGCCAATCACCTCGACCTGCGCTCGACTTCCCTGGATATCGCCGCGCTCTGCCGCCGCGCCGTGGAGCTGATTCGCCAGCGCGTCGAACGCGAGACCCCTGGCAAGTATCTGTTTCGCTGCCGCTTCATGGAGCCGCTTCCTCCGGTCTGGGCCGACGCCGACCGCGTGCAGCAGGTGCTGACCAATCTGCTGGAAAATGCAGTGAAATACTCACCCGCCGGCGGGCTGATCACCATCGAGGCCGGCCTCTCCCGAGAGGGACGGCAGGCCGGAGGTGGGTTGATGCAGGTCAGCGTCTGTGATCAGGGGATTGGCATCTCGCCTGAGCAGCAGTCGCGCCTCTTCCGGCCTTTTAGCCGCCTGGAGCAGGAGAGCAGTGAGTGTGTGCCAGGGGTGGGTCTGGGACTCTATATTACACGCCGCCTGGTTGAGGCGATGGGTGGGCGCATTGAGTTGCGCAGCCGCGCCGGTGAGGGGACGCGCGTGACCTTTACGCTGCCGCTGGCGACGGCTGTGCCGGAGGCGACGGCTGGCCGTGCGCGCTAG